In the Terriglobales bacterium genome, one interval contains:
- a CDS encoding MXAN_5187 C-terminal domain-containing protein: protein MTIDEEMNLLEGNLRRLKIEYEIYFNSPNKRPPADLEWRVVNALRKFGDGYSDGQRLNFSQRYRYNEMAQRFAVLSDLWRKKMRIREEGYRRPQDALLSVQGVRIFEDEKDEKAAAARAGAEGFTVACSDVGKERDKVESLFQALMEAKKRAGEDVKKSGNLESFEKFVKNKTAEIRKQYGCEAVEYSVEMQGGKVKLTAKAKT from the coding sequence GTGACTATCGACGAAGAGATGAATCTTCTCGAAGGCAACCTGCGCCGCCTGAAAATCGAGTACGAAATCTACTTCAACAGCCCGAACAAGCGCCCTCCGGCAGACCTGGAATGGCGGGTAGTGAATGCGCTGCGCAAGTTTGGTGACGGTTACAGTGATGGCCAACGGTTGAATTTCTCGCAACGCTACCGCTACAACGAAATGGCGCAGCGCTTTGCGGTGCTCAGTGATCTTTGGCGAAAGAAAATGCGCATCCGCGAAGAAGGCTACCGCCGTCCACAGGATGCCCTGCTTTCGGTGCAGGGAGTGCGCATCTTCGAGGACGAAAAGGACGAGAAAGCCGCCGCCGCGCGTGCTGGAGCGGAGGGCTTCACGGTCGCCTGTTCCGACGTAGGCAAAGAGCGGGACAAGGTTGAGTCACTCTTCCAGGCACTGATGGAGGCCAAGAAAAGGGCGGGCGAAGACGTCAAAAAGAGCGGCAACCTGGAATCATTCGAAAAATTCGTTAAGAACAAAACTGCGGAAATCCGTAAGCAGTACGGCTGCGAGGCGGTTGAGTACTCCGTGGAAATGCAGGGCGGCAAAGTCAAATTGACCGCCAAAGCCAAGACCTAA
- a CDS encoding DUF5752 family protein, translating to MATTRTPVPSPRKAPKPFYFNSAAHLMRIEREKASTLGELLVALRTVPNESIFQHTFRTLQEHHFIREGFSNDFAHWAFAHCNEVALAEGLAAVDVREFTSIQTLRERIVQIVQAYLERNPRAADRVAMEPFYFCASDAVVVPTPFVARTLAEFVDALSRVSVYSIHYHFIEARLRLKLNSNDFSIWLEQELGLTTVADRLNQIDIYTATLQDVRRAIQTIVERGLRQ from the coding sequence ATGGCAACAACGCGAACGCCTGTGCCTTCTCCGCGCAAGGCGCCCAAACCGTTTTATTTCAATTCAGCCGCGCACCTGATGCGCATCGAACGCGAGAAGGCGTCGACACTGGGCGAACTGCTGGTGGCGCTACGTACAGTCCCGAACGAGTCTATTTTCCAGCACACGTTCCGCACCTTACAGGAGCACCATTTCATACGCGAGGGGTTTTCCAACGATTTTGCCCATTGGGCATTTGCCCACTGCAATGAAGTCGCGCTGGCCGAGGGGCTTGCGGCGGTGGACGTCCGGGAGTTCACTTCTATCCAGACGCTTCGCGAGCGCATCGTGCAGATTGTGCAGGCTTATCTGGAACGCAATCCGCGTGCGGCCGACCGGGTCGCCATGGAACCTTTTTATTTCTGCGCCTCCGATGCGGTGGTAGTTCCCACGCCGTTCGTGGCCCGCACCCTGGCGGAATTTGTGGATGCTCTGAGCCGCGTGAGCGTGTACTCGATTCATTACCACTTTATTGAAGCCAGGCTGCGCCTGAAGCTCAATTCCAACGACTTTTCTATTTGGTTGGAACAGGAGCTGGGCCTCACTACGGTAGCCGACCGGTTGAACCAAATTGATATTTACACCGCCACTCTGCAGGATGTGCGGCGCGCGATTCAGACCATCGTGGAGCGCGGGTTGCGGCAATAA
- a CDS encoding helix-turn-helix transcriptional regulator: MNIGETIRNLRLHKSMSQGDIEKRTGLLRCYLSRVENGHTVPSLDTLAKIAGAMEVPLSQFFSDAPHDNGSNNTPQLNDDEVRFLTQIRRYSSGLNDSDRKLVLAMVKKMAATAAR, encoded by the coding sequence ATGAATATTGGAGAGACGATCCGCAATCTTCGGCTGCATAAGAGCATGTCGCAGGGAGACATAGAAAAGCGCACTGGGCTTCTCCGCTGCTACCTCTCACGCGTCGAGAATGGACACACCGTTCCTTCGCTCGACACGCTCGCCAAAATTGCGGGCGCGATGGAAGTCCCTCTGTCCCAGTTTTTCAGCGATGCGCCGCACGACAATGGATCCAACAACACTCCGCAACTCAACGACGACGAGGTCCGCTTCCTTACCCAGATTCGCCGCTACTCTTCCGGCTTGAATGACAGCGATCGCAAACTGGTGCTGGCCATGGTCAAGAAGATGGCAGCCACCGCGGCACGCTGA
- a CDS encoding response regulator transcription factor, translating into MTRKIGIIIADDHAVLRESFAALLNGESDFRVLAKAATGRETLAMVQQHRPDVLILDLFMSEGSGFDVLRSLDRNGSKVASIVLTASENHLDYAQAVRMGARGLVLKGDSPEKLFHAIRTVDSGQLAFSDDIAKQVVNSIATGPDLKTASGMERLSERERRVAFLVARGLRNREIAVELGISENTVKRHLQSIFTKTGARDRLELAVMTLSDSSQAA; encoded by the coding sequence ATGACCAGAAAGATTGGGATCATCATTGCGGACGACCATGCGGTGCTGCGCGAGTCCTTTGCCGCCCTGCTTAACGGTGAGTCGGACTTTCGGGTGCTGGCTAAAGCGGCCACCGGCCGCGAAACCCTGGCAATGGTTCAACAACATCGGCCTGATGTCCTAATTTTGGACCTCTTTATGTCCGAGGGCAGCGGTTTCGACGTGCTGCGCAGCCTGGACCGGAACGGGAGCAAAGTGGCCAGTATCGTCCTGACCGCTTCTGAGAACCACCTGGACTACGCCCAGGCGGTGCGTATGGGTGCCCGTGGGCTGGTCTTGAAGGGGGACTCCCCAGAGAAGCTTTTCCACGCCATCCGCACGGTGGACTCGGGTCAGTTGGCATTCTCCGATGATATTGCCAAACAGGTGGTCAATTCCATCGCCACTGGGCCTGACCTCAAAACAGCCAGTGGAATGGAGCGCCTTTCCGAGCGCGAACGGCGAGTGGCATTTCTAGTAGCGCGGGGGCTGCGGAACCGCGAAATCGCAGTCGAGTTGGGAATCAGCGAGAACACCGTCAAGCGCCACCTGCAAAGCATCTTTACCAAGACCGGCGCGCGCGACCGCCTGGAACTGGCCGTAATGACCTTGAGTGATTCCTCGCAAGCCGCGTAG
- a CDS encoding glycosyltransferase, translated as MGESKQLVEERRSETRSPSTDGNGDQPSRQASTTEAPVRERRKRPRISETPPLPPPPPKLDDYEPIIGKPALDELHYLARPLRGKNVKMVNSTSMGGGVAEMLNRLIPLLNEVEVRTKWDVITGGNDFFEVTKAFHNALHGGEYVLTKEARDIFLMYNEQNRQRMDFNEDVIVIHDPQPAGLVTARDSKGGKWVWRCHIDLSNPHPDVWGFLRPFIEQYDATIFSSPSFARQLIVPQYLFFPCIDPLSEKNKDLEESYVQKVCDDFGIDRTRPIVTQISRFDRLKDPVGVVQAYKLAKKYVDCQLVLAGGGAADDPEGAVVLQEVMDVVGDDPDVIILNLPPWSALEINALQRASTVIVQKSLREGFGLTVTEGLWKGKPTIAGAVGGIPTQVIHKLTGVLVHSVEGCAYQMRYLLTHPEFAEQLGRNGREHVKENFLMTTNVKRWLLLFQIILGIVRQERPA; from the coding sequence ATGGGTGAAAGCAAGCAACTGGTTGAGGAGCGAAGGTCAGAGACCAGGTCGCCGTCCACCGACGGCAATGGTGATCAACCTTCCAGGCAGGCCAGCACCACGGAGGCTCCTGTGCGGGAACGCCGTAAGCGTCCGCGGATTTCTGAAACCCCGCCGCTTCCGCCGCCTCCTCCCAAGCTGGATGATTATGAGCCAATCATCGGAAAACCCGCGCTCGACGAGTTGCATTACCTGGCACGTCCGCTGCGCGGCAAAAACGTCAAAATGGTGAATTCGACCTCCATGGGCGGAGGCGTGGCCGAAATGCTCAACCGCCTGATCCCGTTGCTTAACGAAGTGGAGGTCAGAACGAAATGGGATGTAATCACCGGCGGCAACGACTTTTTTGAAGTTACCAAGGCGTTTCACAACGCGCTTCACGGGGGAGAGTACGTACTGACCAAGGAGGCCCGGGACATCTTCCTGATGTACAACGAGCAGAACCGCCAGCGGATGGACTTCAATGAAGATGTGATCGTTATTCATGACCCTCAGCCAGCGGGACTGGTCACGGCTCGAGATTCCAAAGGCGGAAAGTGGGTCTGGCGCTGCCACATTGATCTCTCTAATCCTCATCCCGATGTTTGGGGCTTCTTGCGGCCCTTCATTGAGCAGTACGATGCGACGATTTTTTCTTCGCCTTCATTCGCGCGGCAGTTGATTGTCCCTCAGTACTTATTTTTCCCTTGTATAGATCCCCTGTCAGAAAAGAACAAAGACCTGGAAGAAAGCTACGTACAGAAGGTTTGCGATGATTTCGGCATTGACCGCACCCGTCCCATCGTCACCCAGATTTCCCGGTTCGATCGCTTAAAGGACCCGGTGGGGGTGGTCCAGGCCTACAAGCTCGCGAAAAAATACGTGGACTGCCAATTGGTACTCGCCGGGGGCGGCGCTGCTGATGACCCCGAAGGCGCCGTAGTGCTACAGGAAGTGATGGATGTAGTGGGCGATGATCCGGACGTAATCATCCTCAATCTGCCGCCGTGGTCGGCACTGGAGATCAATGCTCTGCAACGTGCTTCAACCGTGATCGTGCAGAAATCACTGCGGGAAGGTTTTGGCCTGACGGTCACTGAAGGGCTGTGGAAGGGCAAGCCGACGATTGCCGGCGCCGTGGGTGGAATCCCGACACAGGTGATCCACAAACTCACCGGCGTGCTGGTGCACTCGGTGGAAGGCTGCGCTTATCAAATGCGTTACCTGCTCACGCATCCGGAGTTCGCCGAGCAACTCGGGAGAAACGGCCGCGAGCACGTGAAAGAAAATTTTCTGATGACGACCAACGTTAAGCGCTGGCTGCTGCTCTTCCAGATCATACTAGGCATAGTGCGGCAGGAGCGGCCTGCCTAA
- a CDS encoding dienelactone hydrolase family protein, which produces MKILLLLTTFAVALSASAATSKSVSYQSGNETVKGVLYTPAGKGPFPALVVIHEWWGLDDWVKEQASKFADEGYVALAVDLYRGKSTSNPDEAHELMRGLPQDRADRDLRAAVQFLKSQKNVKPEKIGSIGWCMGGGYSLDLAILEPTLAADVIHYGHLATDPDRLRQINAPILGVFGGQDRGIPVEDVRKFEQELKQLGKHVEIIIYPEAGHAFENPANKDRYRPADAADAWKKTIAFLNTTLKK; this is translated from the coding sequence ATGAAAATTCTGCTACTGCTAACTACGTTTGCCGTTGCTCTCTCCGCATCCGCGGCTACCAGCAAGAGCGTTTCTTATCAGAGCGGGAACGAGACGGTGAAGGGCGTGCTTTATACACCTGCAGGCAAGGGCCCGTTTCCCGCCCTCGTGGTCATTCATGAATGGTGGGGCCTGGACGATTGGGTCAAAGAGCAGGCCTCGAAGTTTGCCGATGAAGGATACGTTGCTTTGGCGGTGGACCTTTATCGCGGTAAATCCACTTCCAACCCTGATGAGGCCCACGAGCTGATGCGGGGGTTGCCCCAGGACCGCGCAGATCGCGACTTGCGCGCCGCGGTGCAGTTTTTGAAGTCCCAGAAGAACGTGAAGCCAGAGAAGATCGGCTCAATCGGGTGGTGCATGGGCGGCGGATATTCGCTTGATCTCGCCATTCTGGAGCCCACGCTTGCGGCCGACGTTATCCACTATGGACACCTCGCCACGGACCCCGATCGCCTGCGGCAAATCAACGCGCCGATTCTGGGGGTCTTTGGCGGGCAAGACCGCGGTATTCCTGTAGAGGATGTTCGCAAGTTTGAGCAAGAGCTAAAGCAGTTGGGAAAACACGTGGAGATCATCATCTATCCTGAGGCCGGCCACGCCTTTGAAAATCCGGCCAACAAAGATAGATATCGTCCGGCTGATGCCGCGGACGCATGGAAAAAGACAATCGCATTCCTCAACACCACGCTCAAAAAATAA
- a CDS encoding tetratricopeptide repeat protein: MTKFISVGSLLLLAAVGVAQQPPAASPAAKKPAPTAATGNTVQAHKPDRSAAYYHYTMAHIYEELVSVYGRSDLAGKAIEEYRLAIDNDPGSEFLNSGLAELYAKTGRIRDAVTEAQDIIKRDPNNLDAHKLLGRIYLRSLGNMETGTQSQNVLKLAIEQYVQIVQLEPKNVENHVLLGRLYRLNNELLKAENEFKAAVRLQPDSEEAITTLAYLYNEEGDSQRAIQTLNSIGEESRSAKLYLALGYTYEEQKDYKKAIAAYRKAVALDKDNLDAIRGLAQNLLNDGQLDAALAQYKLIADANPEDAQTYLKMAEIYRRNGKFDEALESLTKAESMVQDSLEVPYNRAVIYEVQGRYDEAAQILQKLLQKSEKPDGNYTTGERNNRAVFLERLGSIYRAMGNTPAAVETFRKMLALGDENSTRAYQAMIDAYRDAKQWPQATAVAKEAVAKLPQNRDLKLVLASQLADQGQPDQALATVRKMLKGTPADREIYIALAQMYSRLKRWPEAEEAVGKADEFSTKPEDKEYVEFLRASMYEREKKYEEAEQTFRHLVARDPQNANALNYLGYMLADRGIKLEEAVSYIKKAVQLDPANAAYLDSLGWAYFKLGNYDVAEEQLRKASERLNSDPTIQDHLGDLYQKTGRLKLAAAHWERALAEWNRTVSAEVDPSDIAKTQKKLESAKVKLAKESTSEAQRQK, from the coding sequence ATGACAAAGTTCATTTCGGTAGGTTCTCTACTGCTGCTTGCCGCGGTTGGCGTAGCCCAGCAGCCGCCCGCAGCGTCTCCGGCCGCTAAAAAACCAGCTCCTACGGCAGCGACCGGCAATACTGTACAGGCGCATAAACCCGACCGCTCTGCCGCCTATTACCACTACACCATGGCGCATATTTACGAAGAGCTGGTGTCGGTTTATGGGCGAAGCGATCTTGCTGGCAAAGCGATTGAAGAATATCGCTTGGCCATTGATAACGATCCCGGCTCTGAATTCCTGAACTCCGGTCTGGCCGAACTCTACGCCAAGACTGGGCGCATCCGCGACGCCGTCACCGAGGCGCAGGACATCATTAAGCGCGACCCAAACAATCTGGATGCCCACAAGCTCCTGGGGCGTATTTACCTGCGTTCCTTAGGCAACATGGAGACCGGCACGCAGTCGCAGAATGTGCTCAAGTTGGCGATCGAGCAGTACGTTCAGATTGTGCAGCTTGAGCCCAAGAACGTTGAGAACCACGTCCTGCTGGGCAGACTTTATCGCCTCAACAATGAGCTCTTGAAGGCAGAAAACGAATTCAAAGCGGCTGTCAGACTTCAGCCCGATTCGGAAGAAGCAATCACCACACTGGCTTATCTTTACAACGAAGAAGGTGACTCCCAACGTGCCATTCAGACCCTGAACTCGATCGGGGAGGAAAGCCGGTCCGCCAAGTTGTACCTGGCATTGGGCTATACCTACGAGGAGCAGAAGGATTACAAGAAAGCGATCGCCGCCTACCGCAAGGCAGTCGCGCTCGATAAGGACAATCTAGACGCTATTCGTGGCCTGGCTCAGAACCTGCTCAACGATGGCCAGTTGGATGCCGCGCTCGCGCAGTACAAGCTGATCGCAGATGCCAATCCCGAGGATGCGCAAACCTACCTGAAGATGGCGGAGATTTATCGCCGGAACGGCAAGTTCGACGAAGCCCTGGAGAGCCTGACCAAAGCGGAATCCATGGTCCAGGATTCCCTGGAGGTGCCGTACAACCGCGCTGTAATCTACGAAGTTCAAGGCCGCTATGACGAGGCCGCTCAGATCCTGCAGAAGCTGCTGCAAAAGTCTGAGAAACCCGATGGCAACTACACCACCGGAGAGCGTAACAACCGTGCCGTATTTCTGGAGCGGCTGGGCAGCATTTACCGCGCCATGGGCAACACCCCGGCGGCAGTAGAGACCTTCCGCAAGATGCTGGCGCTGGGCGATGAGAATAGCACCCGCGCTTACCAAGCCATGATTGACGCCTATCGCGATGCTAAGCAGTGGCCGCAGGCCACCGCCGTCGCGAAGGAAGCGGTAGCCAAGCTGCCGCAGAACCGCGACTTGAAGTTGGTACTGGCATCGCAGCTTGCCGATCAGGGTCAACCTGACCAGGCGCTGGCAACAGTCCGCAAGATGCTCAAGGGCACCCCTGCCGATCGCGAGATCTACATCGCGCTGGCACAGATGTACAGTCGCCTGAAGCGCTGGCCGGAAGCGGAAGAGGCGGTGGGGAAGGCCGATGAATTTTCTACCAAGCCGGAAGATAAAGAATACGTCGAGTTTCTGCGTGCCTCCATGTACGAGCGCGAAAAGAAGTATGAGGAAGCAGAACAGACTTTCAGGCACTTGGTAGCACGCGATCCGCAAAACGCCAACGCGCTGAATTATCTTGGCTACATGCTTGCCGATCGCGGCATCAAGCTGGAAGAGGCTGTGAGTTATATAAAGAAGGCGGTCCAGCTCGATCCTGCTAACGCTGCTTACCTGGATTCCCTGGGTTGGGCGTACTTTAAACTCGGCAATTACGACGTGGCGGAAGAGCAGCTTCGCAAGGCCTCTGAGCGCCTGAACAGCGACCCAACCATTCAGGACCACCTCGGTGATCTCTACCAGAAGACGGGACGTCTGAAGTTGGCTGCAGCTCACTGGGAACGGGCGCTGGCGGAATGGAATCGCACAGTCTCCGCTGAAGTTGACCCCAGCGATATCGCCAAAACGCAAAAGAAACTGGAGTCGGCCAAGGTTAAACTGGCCAAGGAAAGCACCTCTGAGGCGCAACGGCAGAAGTAG
- the purH gene encoding bifunctional phosphoribosylaminoimidazolecarboxamide formyltransferase/IMP cyclohydrolase, with protein MARIQRAILSVTDKTGLVEFAKRLARLGVELVSTGGTARLLRDSGITVKDISDLTGFPEMLDGRVKTLHPKVHGGILHMRTNPEHRAAVAEHEIQPIDMVVVNLYAFEKTAAKPGVPFQELIENIDIGGPSMIRSAAKNFQDVAIVTCPADYPGIADEMEGSGGELSLESKWRLAQKAFATTAAYDSAIASTLERVSSNGHFSLPSENGFPQNLRLTFQKVMDLRYGENPHQKAAMYADGSATGVANCRQLQGKELSYNNIVDLQAAWELAQEFSEPVCAIIKHTNPCGTATGATLAEAYKRALECDPVSAFGGVIGVNRPVDAAAAEEMAKLFVEAIAAPSFMPEAREKFAAKKNLRLVEITQGPPKPVLKNVSGGILVQDADVRPLTDADLKVVSSRQPTPEEKRALLFAWKICKHVKSNAIVYARDGQSVGIGAGQMSRVDSCKIGAMKAVLPLKGTVAASDAFFPFPDGIEEIGKAGATAVIQPGGSVRDQEVIDTANRLGMAMIFTGVRHFRH; from the coding sequence ATGGCAAGAATTCAGCGAGCAATCCTGAGCGTGACCGACAAAACTGGCTTGGTCGAATTTGCCAAGCGGCTGGCCCGGTTAGGAGTAGAGCTGGTCTCAACCGGCGGTACCGCGCGGTTGTTGCGGGACTCCGGCATTACCGTGAAGGACATCTCCGATCTCACCGGATTTCCCGAGATGCTGGACGGACGGGTGAAGACCCTTCACCCCAAAGTACACGGTGGCATCCTGCACATGCGCACCAATCCCGAGCACCGAGCGGCCGTTGCCGAGCATGAGATTCAGCCTATAGATATGGTCGTCGTCAATCTATACGCCTTTGAGAAGACGGCAGCCAAGCCGGGCGTTCCCTTCCAGGAGCTGATCGAAAATATAGACATCGGCGGCCCCTCGATGATCCGCTCCGCTGCCAAAAATTTTCAGGATGTGGCAATTGTCACTTGTCCGGCTGACTACCCTGGCATTGCTGACGAAATGGAGGGTTCAGGTGGCGAGCTGTCGCTGGAAAGCAAGTGGCGGCTGGCCCAGAAAGCCTTTGCCACCACAGCTGCGTATGATTCCGCGATCGCGTCTACCCTGGAGCGGGTCAGCTCAAACGGGCACTTTTCGCTGCCCAGTGAAAATGGTTTTCCGCAGAACCTTCGTCTTACGTTCCAGAAAGTGATGGACCTGCGTTACGGGGAGAACCCGCACCAGAAAGCGGCCATGTATGCGGACGGCTCCGCCACCGGTGTCGCCAACTGCCGCCAATTGCAGGGCAAGGAACTTTCCTACAACAACATCGTGGATTTGCAAGCCGCCTGGGAGCTTGCCCAAGAGTTCAGTGAGCCGGTGTGCGCCATTATCAAGCACACCAATCCTTGCGGCACGGCGACGGGAGCTACTCTTGCTGAGGCGTATAAGAGAGCGCTGGAATGCGATCCCGTTTCCGCTTTCGGCGGAGTCATTGGCGTGAATCGGCCCGTAGACGCTGCGGCCGCTGAGGAAATGGCAAAGCTGTTCGTGGAAGCCATCGCCGCGCCGTCGTTCATGCCGGAAGCGCGCGAGAAGTTCGCGGCCAAGAAGAACCTTCGCCTGGTTGAAATTACCCAAGGACCACCCAAGCCGGTGCTGAAGAATGTTTCCGGGGGAATCCTGGTGCAGGACGCAGATGTCCGACCTCTAACCGACGCCGACTTGAAAGTGGTCTCTTCGCGCCAACCTACTCCCGAGGAAAAACGAGCGCTGCTCTTTGCCTGGAAAATCTGCAAGCACGTGAAATCGAACGCCATCGTCTATGCCCGGGATGGCCAGAGCGTGGGCATTGGCGCCGGCCAGATGAGCCGCGTGGATTCCTGCAAAATTGGCGCTATGAAAGCGGTGTTGCCCCTCAAGGGAACAGTTGCCGCATCCGATGCCTTTTTCCCGTTTCCGGACGGTATAGAAGAGATCGGCAAAGCGGGCGCAACCGCGGTGATTCAGCCTGGTGGCTCGGTCCGTGACCAGGAAGTCATTGACACTGCGAACCGCCTCGGGATGGCGATGATCTTCACCGGGGTACGTCACTTCCGCCATTGA
- a CDS encoding cation:proton antiporter translates to MPTGADRLLLELFAIFVWAKIFGELFEQLSLPAVLGEILAGIILGPYATSLITPSENIYAFAEIGAIFVLFTAGLETRPQDLVRVGRESLRVALAGVIVPFALGFVYMRLRGGPSHEAIFVAAAMVATSVGITARVLGDLHVMGARFARIIMGAAVFDDILGMVLLAIVVGMASGTGIRWVHLGIILVEAVGFAVFMIFFGPRIVHRMEPGLYRMSTQNAPLVLSLALCLLLSWASAKIGMAAIIGAFFAGLVLAEYAPQWDLQPRVSAINEFLAPFFFFAIGARLNVRLFSGDLLVVAIVISLLAIASKVLGCGLPLLREGWPTVLRVGVGMMPRGEVALIVALVGLQMKMVSASAYAIVVFMAGTTTLLAPPLLRLLLRADMQEQAALAAARGERRMFERRARD, encoded by the coding sequence ATGCCGACGGGAGCTGACAGGTTGCTGCTGGAGCTCTTTGCCATATTTGTGTGGGCGAAGATATTTGGCGAGCTTTTCGAACAACTTTCGCTACCCGCAGTGCTAGGAGAGATCCTGGCGGGGATCATTCTCGGCCCTTATGCCACCTCTCTGATTACCCCCAGTGAGAACATCTATGCCTTTGCCGAAATTGGCGCCATCTTCGTTCTTTTTACCGCCGGTCTGGAAACACGTCCACAAGACCTGGTCCGCGTGGGCAGGGAATCCCTTCGGGTCGCGCTCGCGGGCGTCATTGTCCCGTTCGCCCTCGGATTTGTATACATGCGATTACGCGGTGGCCCGAGCCACGAAGCTATATTTGTGGCCGCCGCCATGGTGGCTACCAGCGTCGGCATAACTGCCCGCGTCCTGGGCGACTTGCATGTGATGGGCGCAAGATTCGCCCGCATCATTATGGGTGCCGCGGTTTTTGATGACATTTTGGGTATGGTGCTGCTGGCCATAGTGGTGGGCATGGCCTCAGGTACCGGCATACGCTGGGTTCATCTCGGCATCATCCTTGTAGAGGCAGTGGGCTTCGCGGTCTTCATGATCTTCTTTGGCCCGCGCATTGTTCACCGCATGGAGCCGGGGCTTTACCGCATGTCGACACAAAATGCGCCCTTGGTCCTCTCCCTGGCTCTGTGTCTCCTGCTTTCCTGGGCGTCGGCAAAAATCGGAATGGCCGCGATCATAGGCGCTTTTTTCGCCGGGCTGGTGCTCGCGGAGTACGCTCCGCAGTGGGATCTGCAGCCTCGCGTTAGTGCAATCAATGAATTTCTCGCCCCGTTCTTCTTCTTTGCCATTGGCGCGCGCCTGAATGTACGCCTGTTCTCGGGAGACTTGCTGGTGGTCGCCATCGTTATCTCACTGCTGGCCATTGCTTCCAAGGTGCTCGGCTGCGGCCTGCCTCTCCTGCGCGAGGGCTGGCCGACAGTGCTGCGGGTGGGGGTAGGCATGATGCCACGCGGTGAGGTGGCGCTGATTGTCGCGCTGGTTGGTCTGCAAATGAAAATGGTCTCGGCCTCCGCCTATGCCATTGTCGTCTTCATGGCCGGCACCACGACATTGCTGGCCCCGCCGTTGTTGCGGCTCCTGTTGCGGGCCGATATGCAGGAACAGGCAGCGCTGGCTGCGGCTCGGGGCGAGCGGCGCATGTTCGAACGACGGGCGCGAGACTGA
- a CDS encoding GNAT family N-acetyltransferase produces MTTHPSKAAAVLINQAETPEHIAQARELFLAYARSLGFSLCFQNFDKELADLPGEYAPPHGRLLLAHLEGELAGCVALHKLHPDVCEMKRLFVRQQFRGKRVGRALLDAIFAEARSIGYGRMRLDTVEPVMKDAVRIYRRLGFREIAPYRANPIEGALYMELELSKKDFREETP; encoded by the coding sequence TTGACCACGCATCCCTCCAAGGCGGCGGCAGTATTGATCAACCAGGCGGAGACGCCAGAGCACATCGCGCAAGCCCGCGAACTTTTTCTCGCCTACGCCAGGTCGCTCGGATTCAGCCTCTGCTTCCAGAATTTCGATAAAGAACTTGCGGACCTTCCCGGCGAGTATGCGCCACCACATGGCCGCCTCTTGCTTGCACATCTGGAAGGCGAACTCGCGGGTTGTGTCGCGCTGCACAAGCTTCACCCGGACGTCTGTGAAATGAAGCGTCTTTTCGTGCGCCAGCAGTTTCGTGGTAAGCGGGTGGGCCGAGCGTTGCTGGACGCGATATTTGCTGAAGCGCGCTCCATTGGATACGGCCGAATGCGCCTGGACACGGTTGAGCCAGTCATGAAGGACGCGGTCAGGATTTATCGACGCTTGGGATTTCGAGAGATTGCGCCCTATCGCGCCAATCCCATTGAGGGCGCTTTATACATGGAACTGGAGCTCAGCAAAAAAGACTTTCGGGAGGAGACCCCATGA
- the fabG gene encoding 3-oxoacyl-[acyl-carrier-protein] reductase: MGLEGRVALVTGASQGIGRACALHLAKAGATVALAARTEAKLSQVADEIVGGGGTAVAFKIDVANEDEIKSGIRAAIAQLGKIDILVNNAGITHDQLVMRMKRADWDSVLNTNLSSAFLCIQQVMSSMLKQRWGRIINITSIFGQIGQVGQANYAASKAGLIGLTMAVAREVASRNITVNAVAPGLIETAMTGAMPQEFKENILKSIPLGRAGTDLDVANAVGFLASEEAAYITGHVLNVNGGAFMG; this comes from the coding sequence ATGGGACTGGAAGGCCGGGTCGCGCTGGTCACCGGTGCATCGCAAGGGATCGGTCGTGCGTGCGCCCTGCATCTGGCAAAGGCGGGAGCTACGGTTGCATTGGCGGCTCGCACCGAAGCTAAGCTTTCCCAGGTGGCAGACGAAATTGTGGGTGGCGGCGGAACGGCCGTAGCATTCAAGATTGATGTGGCCAACGAGGACGAAATCAAATCCGGAATTCGCGCCGCCATCGCGCAGCTTGGGAAAATTGACATTCTGGTGAACAATGCCGGCATTACACATGACCAACTGGTGATGCGCATGAAGCGCGCCGATTGGGACTCGGTGCTTAATACCAACCTGAGCAGCGCCTTTCTCTGCATTCAGCAGGTCATGAGCTCCATGTTGAAACAACGCTGGGGAAGGATCATTAACATCACCAGCATCTTCGGGCAAATCGGGCAGGTTGGCCAGGCGAACTATGCGGCTTCAAAGGCGGGCCTCATTGGGCTGACCATGGCGGTCGCTCGCGAGGTCGCATCGCGGAATATCACCGTGAATGCGGTTGCTCCAGGCCTGATCGAAACCGCCATGACCGGAGCCATGCCCCAGGAGTTCAAAGAAAATATTCTGAAATCAATTCCCCTTGGCCGCGCTGGAACTGACCTGGACGTTGCCAATGCGGTTGGTTTTCTGGCTTCCGAGGAGGCAGCTTACATTACCGGCCACGTGCTCAACGTGAACGGCGGAGCTTTCATGGGGTAA